The Arachis ipaensis cultivar K30076 chromosome B05, Araip1.1, whole genome shotgun sequence nucleotide sequence TAAAAAGGAAGAGCGATTGATTCAGGGGATAGGAAATATGCTCTGAGTTATTTATACCCAAGTCATTGAAATAACTGTGTTAATTGCTTAGACTTTTAATTCTTTAATGCTTGCAACAACTTATTATGATTATGTTATTCGCCATACTTTACGCTAATTATGAATTTAGGTTTTATATTGCGCATATTGATTGAGAAAAAACTACTGAGTCATAATAAAATCGAACTAGTTTGCCCAAACCCTttttaaaaaaaccaaaaaaatttttacCTGATATTatgatatttatatattaattaatgggATATTTTAGTCCATTTTATAATGGAATACCGCATCTTGCTATGTTAATgagaaaatcgtttgaattacTTCTGATATTTTGTAAATCAATTAACTAAAAATGATTTCAATAACTTAACTAACTATAAACACAAGATTATACTTATTATAATGTTTTTTTATTCTCCTTTGTGTAACTTTGGTTATCTTTAATATGTGTATTCATTTAGTGATACGAAGACCAACGAAGGGTTATTAAACTTCATTTACATTTTCCAAAAAAGAGGAATACCGTTCAAAGAGAGTTTAGTGTATGTATTTATTATTCAGTTTTCATTTTCGAAAAGGTTTGATAACTAATGGCGTTTGAATCCAAATGGATGGCTTCAAGATATTTATTTAACCCTCCTATACAACCGGTACGACGTTTGGTTTAACTCCCTTTAAAAGTTAATCTTGAGTTCCTCTAAAACTCATTTGATAACAATATTTTAAACTCTCTTCTAAATCACTCACCGCGCCTATTACCTGCAGCAACTACTAACAACTTGTAGCAAACAAAGATGGAGCCACAATTCCGGTAAGCATCTAACTGTTATCTGCTTTTTCATCATGTTTTCTTTCCACACACATGACCGTCTGTCTTTGCATGGATTGTGTTTTACAACTTTTATGATTTTACAATTTTTTGGTTGTGTGATTGCATGGTTTGTTCTTATTAACGTTGCTGCCTATTCAATTTTTGGTTCGGGTTGGCTAGTTACGTGAATGCATTTACGAACGTAAGAAGATGCCCTGACCAGACTTTCGTGTTAAACCTATTTGCAGCAGATGTAAGTTTATGGCCAATGCCACAGacgtttcttctttttcttttctgtatcTAAACTTTTTGCAACATCAGTGTGACATGTAATTTTGTTTCTGTGACTATAGGAAGATATACAATTTCCACCACACATTGTATGGAACTTCTCTTTCTTCACAACCACTGATCTCTACTTCATAGACAGACAAGACACTGTCTCCATATCAACCCAAAGAGACAGGGTGATAAGTACTCGATCAAAGCATCGGACATAGGGAGGATAAGATCGCTCTATCGACCAACTCTGTTGCTTATTGTGGAACTGAGTTACGTAAGTTGGGGGATCATCTACATGCTTGCATGGGACCATACTCATGCGGAGGAAAAGCCCAGAGCGGTTGACAACATATACGCGGCCACCATGTTGCCTGACCAAATCATTCATTGGCTGGCAGACCGATGCAAGGTACACTTCAACAAGGAAGAACAGCTGGCTGCGTTCGAGACCGAAAGGTTATTACGCCTGCAGCGTCGGAGGCAACAAGGTTCACCACTGCGTTCCCAGGAGTCAAGATAACAATAATTCGTTTAGTTAGGAAATTATATTCACAGTCTTTTATATTAATTTCTGTATAAtaaattttccaaaaatattaCAGGATCAACCGCCATCAACAGGGGGGAGGGGCAGTGGCAAGACCTAGTAGGAGGTATCGAAGAACCGCGTCGTCTGACTCTTCCGACTCGTCTGTGAACCAAAGAACACCATACTCGTAGGACAGAACATGGCAACGTTATTAGTTTTTGCTTTTATGGTGCACTTATCTTTTGTAATATTTTTCGGTGGCCATGTGTATATGTACATATTTACTTTTGTGGACATCTTCGAGTAGTATTCTGTATAATAACTTTGATTTTCTTAATGTAAATTATCCTGTTGGAAATTGTTATTTTGTCAATATATATGTGGGTCATATATACTGCATAATTTattggttttattttttattaactgTCACACAATTCTACCTCTTGTAGAATTTTTTTACTCCAGTAATTATTTTGGTAACAAAAGATTTTTCATGTGGAATACTTAGATTGTTGTTTTTATGTAGCTACATAGATGAGGGTGTGGCAGTGGTAACATCCTAATTAGTGATTGAAAATACTTTATGAAGAATCTGCGGAAATGATTAAATTGGGAGTGAGATGGTGTTCTTAGAAACATAAAACTTAGAAAGATAATGTAAATACACATGTAGAACACATGGATTTGGTTAGCAACTATTTCCATTCTAGAAGGAAAAATTGGAGGCTGCTTCTAATTTCAAACTAAATTAACAAAAAGTCAGAGAAAACTTAAACTAGTATGTTGGAACTCTCACATAATTTATTTGCAAGCATAGCCAAAACTTTGGTAGACGAGACAAGTTTAATGGTACACAATACCTAGTTCAAACTGGTTACAATTAACACTGGTAAACACAATATTCTGTTATATCAATTCTCATTGGATGCAACATCTCACACAATTAATAAGTTAGAGAAAGTATAAGTTCATTACTTGATAAGCAAACAAGAGACTTCAACTAAACAAAGACTACAGCATAAACCTACCCAAAACCAAGACTACCAAACGTTCCTCTAGAAAAATGACTAAATGCAAACTAATTTATCTTCCGTTGCCGGTTATACCTGATGAACTTCTGCAAGAAATCTTTCTGTGAAGTAGTGCCAAAGTTGTAGGGAGATGTATGTGCTTGAATAAATTCTGGAACCGACACCTACGCCAACCGGAGACATGCATAGAACACATACGAAGGCAGAAAGTGTTAGATCAACATGTCTTATTTCATGTTGGATACTCACTACTGTTAATGGGTTCGGATTCACTATATATAGTGAATGCTGCTTCAGGAGAAGAAGTGCATGTTCAACAACCTTTCGGAGTTAGCATTCATGGTTGGTTTTGTATTGTGGGAGTGTCAAACGGGAACATATGTTTCAAGTTCTCCCGTGGACAAGACGACACAAGACTTTTGGTATGGAATCCAACAACACAACGCTCTAGAGAAATTTTCGACCCCCACAGGGACCACGGTAGATCATATTTCCCAGTATATGGTTTCGGTCATGTCCCAAACACATATGCATACACCATCATACATATGTGCAAAAGGGACATAGCTGATGCCTACGTTTTTTTCTCTAGATATTGTTCAAGGCGTTCTACATGGTTTCACTGTGTTGATTATCTCCTTGGTGTGGAAAAAATTGACcctaattctatttttcttaatgATCATGCATATTGGATTACTGGTACAGGAGATAGTTATGCTACACCCAAGTCTGTTTTATGTTACATTGTTGAAGATGAATCTTTTAGTGAGGTTTCTATTCCAGTAGGTGCAATATATACCGTTCACAATTTAGTAACCCACAAGGACAAGGTTGCACTCCTCGCTCAGACACACAATGAATTTGGTTATGTCGCATCAATTTGGCACTTGAATCAGGACACCGATGGAAACAAAATATTAGAGCAACATTGCAGGTTTGCGAGTCGAAGCATCAGAGAAAATCTAATACTATTCATGGACGATAACCTAATTTTGTTGGTTAACAATTTGAAGGAAAGAGAGTTACTCGTCAGTTATAGGTACAGAGAGCTTCTGTTGACGGAATATGACATTGAACATGGCACTAGAAATCTATTGGTGAGGAGAGCATGGCGAGACCCAAGAATGCCACACCCGATAAGTATTTTGCAGGATGTTTCCTGTCTAGAAATAATTGACATTTAGATCTACTCCGACTAAATGTTATGTGGAACTTTGTTGAACATCTATGTTTAGTATTCGGTTGATGttctttatgttttttttttttgttttaaaaaacccCAGTTAATTGTTATGCTGTTGGTTAatgctaatatttttttatttcagatTATCTTACTTGTGTATGTTTTACTTTGGTTTGAAAAGCCCAAAATTAAGAGAAATGGTTGCATAACAACTTCATTCTATCTAATTCGATGTGTCATGTAGTGTTCCTCATATATAGGAGATTTATAATGGTgttattctatttctaaccaTCTTAGTATAGAGATTATGTGACTAATCAGTTAACCTACTAACAATTTTACGAGAATATTCAATCAAAATATCCTATTCCAAAAAAAGATTGAGCAAGGTAAGGGTAGACAGACACATGAATGGAATAAATAGTTACCTGGAAAAAGTTGTTTTGCCTTAAAATTCCGGAGAAACTTGGGCTTAATCGGTTTCAAGCCACTTGCTGCATTAATCCTCAGCTGAATTATCTACTAATTATTTTTGTGGCTGGCCCAATTTGATTGCTAGTCCACTTTACTTTTAGAGAGACTTGAACtatgaaaaaataaaagtttTTCCAGGTTAGTTGACCGAGCCCAATCCCAAGTATGTCAGAAAGACTAAATATTCAGTTATTTAAACTAACTAACATCGGAAAAAAATATCGATGACATTTGATCATCTACTATGTTAAACCTTAATACCTAACCAGAACTCAACCGGGATGATCGTTAATCGACACATGCATACAAAATTTGACCTATAATTTGACCAAAAATACGACCTATCAGGAGTACAATTGTAAAGGATTCAGCAGTAATGGCAAGCTACGATTTTTTGAAAAATCAGATCTTTCATTTGGAGCATTATACATCATCTGCAAAGGGATAAAGATGATGAGTCTACAACTTCAATACCTGATGAGCTGAAGCCTTTGAAATCCATTACGTTTACAGACATGCTAGCTTAGTTAAAGCATCATAGCTGGTCTCCGTTGCTTTACCCCAGTCTATGACATACACAAGATAATctacaatggaaaataaaaaatcatcaaaGTTACAAAACCTGAGagttaataaaaaaatagcaTTCCACTTTTTGCTGAACAATTGATGTATATTAGAACAAAGTAGTGGCCTTTCATCATGGTCAGATAAACTACAAGTGATAAGATTTACTTAGGTTCAATGGAATAGTGATTTGAAAACCTATGCAGGAAAATTTCTGAAAGGAAAGCAATTAAACTTGACTAACACGTTGCAATTCACTAATTTTTCCAAGCCTAACATAACATTCTACTTGAGTTCAGCTTCTTCATTCTCTCATTTGTTGAAATTTATGCTGCACACTAGTATATAAGAAGAAAAACAGATCTTGTCAATTATCTATTGTGGTAGCTGCATGATTTGTCATGGAAGTCACCAAATCATCAGTCTATATTGTCATGCCCTTCTCCTTCCTACTCTTACAGAATTGCCGAAGATTTAGTTATAACATGACTGCAATCTTAAGCATTCATGTCACTAAtaaaaaggttgttattttcTGGTATTCGGACTGACTTACTACAACATATTAGCCTTCATATGCTACTGAACTTAGTAGGGAAATTTGATAACTAACTCACAAAAACAAATACCATAAAACATATACGTATGTATAGGTAAAACATAATCAACTTCCAACCATGTTGCCCATATAAAAAAAAGTCATCGACACTTTTTCATTTAAAAGATTCAAGCAATTGTGTGTCTACATTCTAGTATAAAAATTCAGAAAGAATGCAATTATTCTTAAGTTTCTGAACCTAATAGAGGTGCTTCAGGTTCTGGTTTTCATCTAATCGTTTGACTTTGTTGATGAAGCCTCCATCTCTCTTGCAGCTGCTTCTCTAGTCTTCTTCCTCAACTCTGCTTGTATACTTTTCTTGTTCAGCAGCTTCTCTAGGTTTAGTATTCTTTCCTCTATATGTGCTATCAAGTTATCCATTCCCAAATGTTCTTCAACATGATTCTGCTTCCCATCACCCGATCCCCTTGTAGCCTCCCCCGCTCTGACCCTTACAATGTGGTCATCAACCCAGAGAAAGAATTTGCAGTGTGCTTCTGTCACCTATATCAAATAGAACACAATGAATGTATGGTGGTACAAAACACTCCAATTCAATCTAATACACATATGTGAATGTAATTAATTCCTAAAggctaaatattaaaaattctttcaaattttaaagCCATTTTTATATCAGATCAGGTTCCATGTGAATTCATGTCAAAATCAACATTTTTAATCTAGGTACATCTATTTTCAAGAAATCAACTTTTTCCCAGTTCTCAATCATTCTTCATAATTAACCAGCACCGATATCAAATCATATACAATATCAACCCAATTTAACAGCATATCGCTtgcaaaatcaaatcattttcataacCAATAGGCATGCCATTCTAAACAACTAAAAATCACATCTACAACAACTTGAGCTAGGAAAAAATAACCAAATTCTATATTCTAAACCTccattcaaaaaattcaaaatttagccAATTTTAGCATAAACTTAGTGATCATACATGAAGAATTGGGTGCTTACCTTTAACAATGGGCATCCAAAAATTAGCCTATTCGGGTTGCTGTCTGTCTTTGACATGTAACAGATAGCATATTTTCCGCAGAAGCATTTTGGGGCAACACCATCTGTTACATCCGCAGGTTGCAGTGAACTTGAACTTGCATATCCAGCTATCAGTTCCTATTGTCCGCTAGCTTCGCCTCTGCCTCGTCTCGTGTTTGAGGAGCATGCATCACTGGCCATCAATCTAATTAACATTAAACACCACCATGAATAACTATTATCAACTATTGCATTCAAAATTGAAACAATCTGCTTCGATCAATGGTGATTAAATTATTACGATcaaatggaagatctaattcattattgtttttgttttttattattaataaacataataaatgaatgataaaataataatttataaaataaaaaataatttttataattagataaaatatatggggttaacttgtaattaaaattagaaacggactatttaacagttattaaaaaacttaaaaaacatgttttattATGAGACTATTTAATGGTTCAAATGTTTTGAGACCATCGAATTCAGTGCCGAGTTACTATATTTGGCATCCAAATTAagttaattataattttaagagTTACTTTGAGTCCAACTTTAAAGAAGAATGTTAGAGGACTATTAGGATTCATTGTTTTTGGCCATCAGTTAGCTATCATTGTTTAAAAGTATGAGATAAAATATGTTGTTGaattactaaactaaaaaaattagactAAAAGAATTGAATTAATGGCTAAATGATGGCCAAAAAAATAATTCTAATAGTCTTCTAACATTTTTTTACCACAAATTTTAAGGATCAAATTGAATATTAACTCCAAATTTACTCTAAATAAAGTCAATTTCACTTTTAatatacatgttttaaaaaatcGCGTTTAATATAAAGAGggctgctacacatacaagtattTTTGGTATATAATTTCATATAAGTTAGctcaaatccaataaaaataatttttaatttagattGCGTGTAAACACACACGTCCTTAACTCTTAAATAGCGTAAACGGTTCTTTTTCCTCAATCAAAACCGCAACGCTCAAAATTCAAACAAATATCAAAATCTCTTAAAATCGTCGCGAAAAGTGAAGGAAGTTATGAAGCTAAAttcgaaaagaattatgagaaaatgaaatgagaatatgaagaagaagaagcagcagaaatgaagagaaagaagaggaagaattttgaattatgtagaacttatcagcatacatacaccaaaaattcttaaacaatacacttaaaTATCTTTGTATTACACcgaaattttcttcttcttcttcttcttcttcttcttctttagttgaatgaatgtaatttCATCATCTTTCAaataattttgtagcattatgtgtttcttcttcttttttgtttgaatttttttcttgttaaaagagtaaaacaagaagaaacttgagaaggtaaaacaaaaagaaaaagatgaataagaaaaaaaagaagaagaagatggtgatgatgatgaaaaaagaagaagaagcaacagaagatgaggaggaagagaaagagttttgaattatgcagaacttatcagtacaaaaacaccaaaaattcttaaacaacatacttaaatatcttcgtgttacaccaaaatttgctgcaaatatagaaaaatgtttcttctaatactgcatttttttccttcttcttctttttttcttatttctttctttcttttagttgaatgaatgtaagttcattctcttccaaataattttgtagcattatgtgtttcttcttcttctttgtttgatttttttgtttttattattgttaagagagtaaaacaagaaaaaacttgagaagataaaacaagaaaaaaaagatgaataagaaaaagaagaagatgatgatgatgatgaaaaagaagaagaagcagcataaGATGAGGAGAAGGGAGAATAAGagtttgaattatgcagaacttatcagcacacatacattcaaaattcttaaacaatacacttaaaTATTCTCGTGTTACACCAAAATTTActacaaatacagaaaaatattttctttaatgcataactcttacattacattcaattcaaaccatcaacgatgaacaacaatttcacaaacaaaaacaacattattcacctacagaatcataagCTACTAACGAAAATATTAACTAAAATCGAATCACACCTCAatcacttgattggattcaaaacaataatcaacttTGTTTTGATTCAATataattgacaatctgaacttgaattattcattatcttcaacaacgagataactgttCAAAACTGATTTTAGAGCTTGACTTCAAAAACGTGGAGAACGAACGAAGAGAAACATAGAGAATGCAGAAATAGAAAAGAACGTAAATCGAAAAcgttgaaaaaatttaaaaacgaaAACGAAATCCTTTTGAAAAAGGCAATTATATATTTGCGTGTTAATTGAAAAATTAGTTAGATAGTGACGCATGAGGTGAATTAGGTTAAAGAGACTTGTATGCACTTATATAGAATAATGACTTATATATATGTGGagaatatttataatataaatatgTCTAAATACACATTATTCACATTATTNNNNNNNNNNNNNNNNNNNNNNTAGCAgtctcgttttttttttttaactcctCCAGCAACTGCATATAATAATATAGTGGAGGATATGTGGATATCGAGTGGTGAATGGTGGCCGATTGGTAGTTGTCGGCCTAATTCGAAGTAAAATTTTAGCCAATTTCATCCCAATAAGCATTTGTCCAATAAAGCTGTATTTGTTTATTGGATAGGACATTTCGATAAGAATACTGAGATATAAAATTGTATTTGACAGATGAGATATAGATAGAAATATTGTgttcaaaaatattaaattagtgtattttataTCCATTCTAACAGAAGACACTAAtaagagacacaacttattttttatttttttattatttttattaattttttataattatattttttattattatatttttttcctcaagttttatgaataaaaaaaatgaaaataaattatattttcatCATTTGTTATATTTTATc carries:
- the LOC110262753 gene encoding uncharacterized protein LOC110262753; this translates as MSKTDSNPNRLIFGCPLLKVTEAHCKFFLWVDDHIVRVRAGEATRGSGDGKQNHVEEHLGMDNLIAHIEERILNLEKLLNKKSIQAELRKKTREAAAREMEASSTKSND